The genome window GAGGACGTCGAAGCCGGCGTCCTGCATGATCGTGATGATCCTGCCGGAACCGGTGAGTTCACCGTCGGGGAAGATGTAGCGGTCGATGAACTGACCGGTCTTCGTCATCACATTGTTCGGCCGGGTAATGCAGTGGTTTAGCATCCGCCCGCCCGGACGCAGCTTGCCGTAGAGGAAGGAGAAGTACGCCTCGTAGTTCTGTACCCCGATGTGTTCCAGGATGCCGATCGCACTGACCGCGTCGAACTTCGTCTCCGGCACATCGCGGTAGTCGATGCAGCGCACTTCGGCGAGGTCCTGCAGCCCCTCCTCCTCGATCTTCGCTGTGCCCCATTCGTACTGTTCCCGGGACAGGGTCACGCCGAGTGCCTTCACCCCGTGGCGGGCGGCGTAGCGGACCATACCGCCCCACCCGCAGCCCACGTCGAGCAGTCGTTCGCCGGGCCGCAGACCCAGCTTGTCGAAGACCAGCCGGTGCTTGTTGTCCTGGGCGGCGGTCAGCGGCGCATTGGCGTCCGCTCCCTTGGCCCAGTTGACGGGGTTCCAGTCCCCGTAGGGGCCAGGGATGTTGTCCAACCCCTCATCCGCCGGATAGTAGGCACAGGTGTAGGCCATCGAATCGCCGAGGAAGAGTTCATAGAAATCATTGCCGACGTCGTAGTGGCGGCTGACGACCTCCTTGTCCCGCTCCTTGGAATGCCGGGACAGGCCCTCGAGCACGGCCCGCCTCCACCCCGGCAGGGTCTCCTCCTGCGGGGCAGGCTGGAACCGGAAAGCCCTGAGGTGCTTCAGGGTGCGCAGGATCGCCACCAGGTCGGTCGCCGATGGCCGGTGAATCTGGTCGTAGAGGTGCTGCAGGTGGTCGAAGACCGCGATGGGGTGCCCTGGGTGCTCGCCACAGATCTGCAGGCCACCGGTGATGTAGGCCCGGGCCAGACCGAGGTCACCGGGAGCGGTGACGATGTACGCCAGGGCGTCCGGCGAGGTGATGTCCAGGTGGACATCGGCATCCTCCGGGCCGGCGGAGGAACCGTCGAAGGCGGTGACGTGAAAGGGCATCGGCGGTGCGATGACCTTTTCGACGATCTGGCCCACGGTCAGTGGGATGAATGCTGTGCGCCTGCTGCTCAACTGCTGCTCCTGTCTGTCCTCGTATGGTGGTCTGGCCGGAATGTCAGATGCTCGTGACGGTCTTCTCGTACAGCCCCGGGAAACGTCCATCCGGGTCGTATACGGCCTTCAGACGTTCCGGTAGGTCCCCGCCGTAGAGGGCGGCGAACTGCTCGGGGGTGTAGAAGGCCTCGGAATAGAGGGACTTGTGCCCGCCGAGGTCACCGACCACCCGCTCGATCTCCCGGTTGAAGGCTCCGGCGGGGGCGTCAGGCCCCATGAGGTCTGCCGGAACCGAGGACCAGAAGCCGACGTTGACCCAGGTCTGCCCCGGTGTGAGCGGGTAGAGCGGCCACGGGTGGCGGGCGGCGTCCTCGTGATCGAGGATTCCGGTCCGTCGGGCCAGGTCCTCCACCCCGTCACGCAACCGGATGGGGCACAGCCACACCGGCTCGATCTCACAGTGGGTGAAGAACCAGGTGAGGTACTCCGGCAGATGTGCCGGGGTGACCTCGATATCCTGCACCACCCGCTCTCGGGGTGGACG of Corynebacterium terpenotabidum Y-11 contains these proteins:
- a CDS encoding SAM-dependent methyltransferase, with product MPFHVTAFDGSSAGPEDADVHLDITSPDALAYIVTAPGDLGLARAYITGGLQICGEHPGHPIAVFDHLQHLYDQIHRPSATDLVAILRTLKHLRAFRFQPAPQEETLPGWRRAVLEGLSRHSKERDKEVVSRHYDVGNDFYELFLGDSMAYTCAYYPADEGLDNIPGPYGDWNPVNWAKGADANAPLTAAQDNKHRLVFDKLGLRPGERLLDVGCGWGGMVRYAARHGVKALGVTLSREQYEWGTAKIEEEGLQDLAEVRCIDYRDVPETKFDAVSAIGILEHIGVQNYEAYFSFLYGKLRPGGRMLNHCITRPNNVMTKTGQFIDRYIFPDGELTGSGRIITIMQDAGFDVLHEEDLRPNYQRTLHDWCELLAANWDEAVELVGEPTARLFGLYMAGSEWHFEHNRVQLHQVLGVKPDDAGFTGAPTRQWWKP